AACTGGGCTTCGTCGATGCCGATAACGTCGGTGCTGCCGCCGGCCAGCAGCAGTATCTCGGCCGGCGACTGCACCGGCGAAGAGCGAATACTGGTCTGGTTGTGGCTCACCACATCCTGGGCGTGGTAGCGGGTATCGAGGGCGGGCTTGAAAATCTCGACCCGCTGCCGCGCAATGCGAGCCCTGGTGAGGCGACGAATCAGCTCTTCGGTCTTACCCGAAAACATGGAGCCGCAAATAACTTCCAGCCAGCCGCGGCGGCGCGGAAAATCGGACAGACGGCGGGGCTCGGTAAACAAGATGGAGTGAAAAGTTAGGAGTGAAAAGTCAGGAGTTGGGAAGCGCTGCCTGACTACTCGGCCAGCGAAAAGACGTTTACAAAGTACGGCACCGCCCGCTAATGCGCGGTAGCGAACGCCCCTGACCTCGCTCCTGCTTCAAAGCTTTCCGATTGGGAGCCTGCCGCCCCGCCCGCCCTGCTTTTCTAGTCAACTCCTGACTTTTCACTCCTAACCCTGGCCTGGCAGGCCAGCCGCTCGGTTTCGTGCAGGCGGCCGGCGGCCCGGTAGCGCAGCTCAGGCTCGGTGAGCGGCGCCAGCAGCTCGGCGCCGCTCAGCACGCGCACCCGGCAGGTAGTGCAGCGGCCTTTGGCCCCGCAGGCGTGCCACCAATCGTGGCCCGCCGCGTGAATGGCCGCCAGCACCGTAGTACCTACGGGCACGTTGAGGGGCGGGCCGGGCAGGCCCGCAATGGTCAGCAGGGGCATTTTGTGGCTAACTTGGCGCACGAATCCGGCCCCGCGGCCGGCACATGCTATGCAGGACAAATATAGCCTCGCCAAGTGCGAGCAGTACGGCCGCCGGCTGGCTACCCGGCTCAGCCAGCAGTTTTTTGGTACCCAGCCCGAGGCTACCCTTGATGGCCCGGCGCTGCTCAAATTTACACCCGTGCGGCAGGTCAACCTGCTGGTGCTGCGCCAGCTACTGGGCCGCTGGCAGCAGGAAGCCAATGCCTTACGCAGCCCTTATTTCAACTTTGAGGCCGAGCCGGTACGGGCGGCGCTGGGGCAGTTTATGAACGTGCTTTCGCGGCATATCCGCCTCAACCGGGCAGCCCTGGAGCCGTTGCTGGCGCAGGCCATCAGCGATACGCTGGTGCTGGCTACCGACCCGGCGACCGCCTTCGAGCGCCTGGTACTGCCACCGGCCGGCCCCGATGCGGAGGAGGCCATTCCCCTGGCTTACCTGCGCGACCACCTGCGCTACCTGGACCGCGCCAAAACATTCTTTGAGGGCTTTGTGAACAGTCTGCCCCCCAGCAATGCGCCGCTCAGCCGCGAGTTTTTGCGCCAGCGCTTCGACTTGTACCTCACGGCTAATGCCAAAGCCTTGCCCGCCCTTTCGCAGCTCGTGACGGAACTCAGCGCCCTGCTGCCGCTTACCGAGGCCGACCTCTGGGGCGATGGTCCGGCCAAGCCGGCCCCGGCGCCTGCCGGAGCCCAGCCAGCCCCGGTACCCGCCGCTCCTTTCAGCGCTGCTCCGCCAGCTCCCGCCAGAGTTAGCCCCGCAGCGCAGCCGGCCCCGCCGGCCGTGGCAGCACCGCCGGTAGCAGCCCCAGCACCCACCGCTGCTGAACCTGTGCCCCCCGTATCGCTGGCCAATGCAGCCTCCGCAGAAACCCCACTTTATGCCAAGCTCAAAGCAACTCAGCCCAGCACGCCGCACCTGGCCGATACGCTGCGCGAGGCGGCCCACGCCGGCGCTGCCCCCCTGGCCGAGCGGGGGGCGCCCAAGGTAGTAAGCCTGCGGGAGGCCATTTCTATCAACCAGCGCTTCAGCTTTATCAATGAGCTGTTTAATGGCGAGAATATGGAGTACCATGCGGCCATTCAGCACCTCGATACCCTGCCCGATGCAGATGCGGCCCTCGCCTACGTGCGCCAGGAGCTGGCCAGCCGCCACGACTGGAGCCGCAAGGAAGAGCACGTGGGCAAGCTGCTCAAGCTGATTGAGCGCAAGTTTGCCGGAGCCTAAATGCCGCT
The sequence above is drawn from the Hymenobacter baengnokdamensis genome and encodes:
- a CDS encoding 2Fe-2S iron-sulfur cluster-binding protein — encoded protein: MPLLTIAGLPGPPLNVPVGTTVLAAIHAAGHDWWHACGAKGRCTTCRVRVLSGAELLAPLTEPELRYRAAGRLHETERLACQARVRSEKSGVD